The proteins below come from a single Holdemania massiliensis genomic window:
- the rpoE gene encoding DNA-directed RNA polymerase subunit delta — translation MSNRSMTDVAYQLLSKKKNSVTFNKLWDEVSQIMGYSENVAERKIASFYTSMMLDNRFTSLGNNKWDLRSRHTYNETHFDTSAIVLEDDNNDELDELDSFEEEAEVEKIPFEETNEESF, via the coding sequence GTGTCAAATCGTTCAATGACTGATGTTGCTTACCAATTGTTAAGCAAAAAGAAAAACAGCGTCACCTTCAACAAGCTGTGGGATGAGGTTTCTCAGATCATGGGCTATTCCGAAAATGTAGCGGAGCGGAAAATCGCTTCGTTCTACACCTCGATGATGCTGGATAACCGGTTTACTTCCCTGGGCAACAACAAATGGGATCTGCGGTCACGGCATACGTATAACGAAACGCACTTTGATACCAGTGCGATCGTTCTCGAGGACGACAATAACGACGAGCTGGACGAACTGGACAGCTTCGAGGAAGAAGCGGAAGTCGAAAAAATTCCGTTTGAAGAAACAAACGAAGAAAGCTTCTAA
- a CDS encoding HAD family hydrolase translates to MKILKTVVWDWNGTLLDDVEVCIQTVNAMLHQRNLPLIENVDQYQSVFTFPVIDYYRQVGFDLKRERFEDLSEEYMAGYHARAAACGLFADVEPGILTLKKHGIPSLILSASRQDHLRKQTEQCRCTAWFDDLIGISDIYAKEKLSAAQSWLQDHPQKDRKMIMVGDSLHDWEVAEALGWECILIDRGHQSRKRLESSGKPVMSNILEAVSLILA, encoded by the coding sequence GTGAAAATCTTGAAAACTGTGGTTTGGGATTGGAATGGAACATTACTGGATGATGTCGAGGTCTGCATTCAGACGGTCAATGCGATGCTTCACCAGCGGAATCTGCCGCTCATTGAAAACGTCGATCAATATCAGTCCGTGTTTACCTTTCCAGTGATTGATTATTACCGCCAGGTGGGTTTTGATCTGAAGCGGGAACGATTTGAGGATCTTTCCGAGGAATACATGGCAGGCTATCACGCACGGGCAGCTGCCTGCGGCTTGTTTGCGGATGTTGAACCGGGAATTCTAACCCTGAAGAAACATGGGATACCGTCCTTGATTCTCTCCGCTTCCCGCCAGGATCATCTGCGAAAACAAACCGAGCAATGCAGATGTACGGCCTGGTTTGATGATTTGATCGGCATTTCCGATATTTATGCCAAAGAAAAGCTCAGTGCAGCTCAATCCTGGCTGCAGGATCATCCGCAGAAGGATCGGAAAATGATCATGGTGGGTGATTCCCTGCATGATTGGGAAGTTGCCGAGGCTTTGGGTTGGGAATGTATTTTAATTGATCGCGGTCATCAGAGCCGTAAACGCTTGGAAAGCTCAGGAAAACCGGTTATGTCCAATATTCTTGAAGCGGTATCGCTGATCTTAGCTTAA
- a CDS encoding LysR family transcriptional regulator — MTLEQLKYFIDVAETRNMTVSAQKFFITPQGLSRSLKGLQQELNTLLFTYNKGKIELTPEGQLYYTQIKDHISQISIINERIRKDKHIKISVVIASYIYGMVAEILENYQKDHPEHRLLICEVPDKAAEQRLLEQKTDLALITGPIFSNDLNYRILIESPDYLCLPEDHPLAQKTSIHFRDIQNEPFVTMNADFKIYDCYVNHMLELSCSPKIIFNAASLEAAEEVLKRKKAIAMHNVQYHLSPEGFVKIPMKEKAQWRLQVALHKLNNSEAAKNLYQYIIDHRSEIHLPSET; from the coding sequence ATGACACTTGAACAGCTTAAATATTTTATTGACGTTGCCGAGACCCGCAACATGACCGTCAGCGCGCAGAAATTTTTTATTACGCCGCAGGGATTAAGCCGCAGTCTTAAAGGCTTGCAGCAAGAGTTAAATACCCTGTTGTTCACCTATAATAAAGGAAAAATAGAACTGACTCCGGAAGGTCAGCTCTACTATACTCAGATCAAAGATCACATCAGCCAGATTTCCATCATCAATGAAAGAATCAGAAAAGATAAACATATAAAAATCAGCGTGGTGATTGCCAGCTATATTTACGGCATGGTTGCGGAAATCCTAGAGAACTATCAAAAGGATCATCCTGAACACCGGCTTCTGATCTGCGAAGTTCCCGATAAAGCAGCGGAACAGCGTCTGCTTGAACAAAAAACTGATCTTGCTTTGATCACCGGGCCTATTTTCTCAAATGATTTGAATTACCGGATTCTTATAGAAAGTCCCGATTATCTGTGTCTGCCGGAAGACCATCCGCTGGCTCAAAAAACTTCTATTCATTTTCGCGATATTCAAAATGAACCTTTTGTCACCATGAATGCAGACTTTAAAATTTATGATTGTTATGTAAATCATATGCTGGAACTCAGCTGTTCACCCAAGATTATTTTTAATGCTGCAAGTCTGGAAGCCGCAGAAGAAGTTTTAAAACGCAAAAAAGCGATAGCGATGCACAATGTTCAATATCATTTATCCCCTGAAGGCTTCGTTAAAATTCCAATGAAAGAAAAAGCTCAGTGGCGGCTGCAGGTTGCGCTGCACAAATTAAATAATTCAGAAGCCGCAAAAAATTTATATCAGTACATTATTGATCATCGTTCAGAAATTCATCTTCCCAGTGAAACGTAA
- a CDS encoding ABC transporter ATP-binding protein encodes MQLKVDSITKIYGEKTVLKDFSLTCKEGIVGLLGPNGAGKTTFIKILCQLIPPTSGMIQIDGKKINKHTKKNIGVMFQQQELYEEFYVEEFLYYIATLKGLTKDKTSLEINSLLETVQLIGARKMKIKHLSGGMKQRLLIAQTLLGNPKILIFDEPTAGLDPNQRIKIRNLFSTLAQDHILIICTHVVQDIESIADKIIMLDKGEQIQSGSVEEILKNLQTHVYELETDAGNLDYYQKQGKVSNIYRNDENLRIRIISENKLENSMPVYPTLEDAYLWFIRDENN; translated from the coding sequence ATGCAGCTAAAAGTAGATTCAATTACAAAAATTTATGGCGAAAAAACTGTGCTTAAGGATTTCTCTTTGACTTGTAAGGAGGGAATTGTTGGGCTGTTAGGGCCTAATGGTGCAGGGAAAACAACATTTATAAAAATTCTATGCCAATTGATACCACCGACAAGCGGAATGATACAAATCGATGGGAAAAAGATTAATAAGCATACGAAAAAAAATATCGGCGTAATGTTTCAGCAGCAGGAACTTTATGAAGAATTTTATGTTGAAGAGTTCTTATATTACATTGCGACATTGAAAGGTTTAACCAAGGATAAAACAAGCTTAGAGATCAATTCTCTATTGGAAACAGTTCAGTTAATAGGCGCAAGAAAAATGAAAATAAAACACTTGTCTGGCGGAATGAAACAGCGATTATTAATTGCACAAACTTTGCTGGGCAATCCTAAAATTTTAATCTTTGATGAACCTACCGCGGGCCTGGATCCCAATCAGCGTATAAAAATCAGAAATTTGTTCTCAACCTTAGCGCAGGATCATATACTTATCATTTGCACGCATGTTGTTCAAGATATTGAATCAATAGCAGATAAAATTATTATGCTGGATAAAGGCGAACAGATTCAGTCGGGAAGTGTAGAAGAAATATTGAAAAATTTACAAACGCATGTCTATGAATTGGAAACGGATGCTGGAAATTTGGATTATTATCAAAAACAAGGAAAAGTAAGCAATATTTATAGAAATGATGAAAATCTGAGGATTAGGATTATTTCTGAAAATAAGTTAGAAAACAGCATGCCGGTTTATCCGACATTGGAAGATGCTTACTTATGGTTTATAAGAGATGAAAATAATTGA
- a CDS encoding DUF1846 domain-containing protein — MKRLAFDNEKYVQMQSAKIKERIQQFDNKLYLEFGGKLFDDYHASRVLPGFQPDSKIKMLMELKDSVEIVIVINATDIEKNKVRSDLGITYDLDVLRLIDAFRSIDLYVGSVVIAQYAGQITADLFKKKLENLGINVVLHYPIPGYPSNVSYIVSDEGYGKNEYIETTRELIVITAPGPGSGKMATCLSQLYHDYKRGIKAGYAKFETFPIWNLPLKHPVNLAYEAATADLNDVNMIDPFHLEAYGETAINYNRDVEVFPVLNTLFEKIAGVSPYKSPTDMGVNMVGNCIVDDEAARRASEDEILRRYYQALCDYRRDMATEESVQKIELIMNQAGIVKEDRKVVTAALQKAAATEAPAVAIELNDGRIITGKTSDLLGASSAALLNALKEIGGINDNIPLISPNVIEPIQKLKVQHLGNHNPRLHTDEILIALAIAATNNPVSHLAMQQLKKLKDCEVHSTVLLSEVDSSTFKKLGMNLTCEPVYQKKKLYHR, encoded by the coding sequence ATGAAAAGACTGGCTTTTGATAATGAAAAATATGTGCAGATGCAGTCTGCCAAAATCAAAGAACGCATCCAGCAGTTTGACAACAAGCTTTACTTGGAGTTCGGCGGCAAGCTCTTCGATGATTATCATGCCTCCCGTGTCCTCCCGGGGTTTCAGCCTGACAGCAAAATTAAAATGTTGATGGAACTGAAAGATTCCGTAGAAATCGTTATTGTCATCAATGCAACCGATATTGAAAAGAATAAAGTCCGCAGCGATTTGGGGATCACTTACGATCTGGACGTCCTGCGGCTGATCGACGCTTTCCGCAGCATCGATTTGTATGTCGGCAGCGTTGTCATCGCCCAGTATGCCGGGCAGATTACCGCGGATCTGTTTAAGAAGAAACTGGAAAACCTCGGAATCAACGTTGTGCTGCATTATCCGATCCCTGGTTATCCGAGCAATGTGTCCTACATTGTTTCGGATGAGGGTTACGGCAAAAACGAATACATCGAAACAACCCGTGAATTGATCGTCATCACCGCTCCGGGACCAGGCAGCGGAAAGATGGCAACCTGTCTGTCGCAGCTGTATCATGATTACAAGCGCGGCATCAAGGCGGGGTATGCCAAATTTGAAACCTTCCCGATCTGGAATCTGCCGCTGAAGCATCCAGTCAACCTAGCTTATGAAGCGGCGACTGCGGATCTGAATGATGTCAACATGATCGATCCGTTCCATTTAGAAGCCTATGGCGAAACGGCGATCAACTACAATCGCGATGTGGAGGTGTTTCCGGTTTTGAATACTTTATTTGAAAAGATTGCCGGAGTTTCCCCATATAAGTCACCGACGGATATGGGCGTAAATATGGTTGGCAACTGCATCGTCGATGATGAAGCGGCGCGCCGGGCCAGCGAAGATGAAATTCTGCGCCGTTATTACCAGGCACTGTGTGATTACCGTCGGGATATGGCGACGGAGGAATCCGTTCAGAAGATCGAACTGATTATGAACCAAGCCGGAATTGTGAAGGAAGACCGCAAGGTAGTCACTGCCGCGTTGCAGAAAGCGGCGGCAACCGAGGCGCCTGCGGTTGCGATTGAACTGAACGACGGCCGGATCATTACCGGAAAAACCTCCGATTTATTGGGAGCTTCCAGCGCTGCCCTGCTGAATGCGCTGAAGGAAATCGGCGGCATCAATGACAACATTCCGCTGATCTCACCCAACGTTATCGAACCGATTCAGAAGCTGAAGGTCCAGCACCTCGGCAACCACAATCCACGGCTGCACACCGATGAAATTCTGATTGCGCTGGCGATCGCCGCCACCAACAATCCAGTTTCCCATCTGGCGATGCAGCAGCTGAAAAAACTGAAGGATTGTGAAGTCCATTCAACGGTTCTGCTTTCAGAAGTCGATTCTTCCACATTCAAAAAGCTGGGAATGAATCTGACCTGCGAACCGGTCTATCAGAAGAAAAAGCTGTATCATCGCTAA
- a CDS encoding cold-shock protein yields the protein MSTGKVKWFNGDKGYGFITDDQGQGDIFVHFSGINGNGYKSLEEGQKVSFEVENDARSNKSRAVNVTVL from the coding sequence ATGAGTACAGGAAAAGTAAAATGGTTCAACGGTGACAAAGGCTACGGATTCATTACGGATGATCAGGGACAGGGCGATATCTTCGTTCATTTCTCAGGCATCAACGGTAATGGCTACAAGTCATTAGAAGAAGGACAGAAGGTTTCCTTCGAAGTTGAAAACGATGCGCGCAGCAATAAGTCCCGCGCAGTTAACGTAACCGTTCTCTAA
- a CDS encoding HAD family hydrolase produces MIRALFFDLDGTLLTSRKTLADSTRTALQQCQKQGIGLFLATARAPLLDKMLGWTEAEFRLFDGGIYCNGACEKLHGQTHYTFLPAPLVTRCVQTINPIPALHLALQLQEERHAFNQPLAAAAYGQWGIAPQSVVPLETSAFCQTVKILIYFENLVDSVMPLPLSLVESCRQICQDQANVYLTDQGKVLQISNSRTSKYQSIDHLRHQLGLQPDEIAVFGDDWNDLEMLTGFPHGIVMGNADPELRRQIRCQTRSNDEDGIAWALHELLGLI; encoded by the coding sequence ATGATCCGCGCCTTATTTTTTGATCTGGACGGAACCTTGCTGACATCCCGAAAAACGTTGGCCGATTCAACCCGAACGGCGCTGCAGCAATGTCAGAAGCAGGGCATCGGGTTGTTTCTTGCCACAGCCCGCGCTCCCCTGTTGGACAAGATGCTAGGCTGGACAGAAGCGGAGTTTCGTCTGTTTGACGGAGGAATCTATTGTAATGGAGCCTGTGAGAAGCTGCATGGACAAACACATTACACCTTTCTTCCCGCTCCGCTTGTAACTCGCTGCGTGCAGACGATCAATCCAATCCCTGCTTTGCACCTTGCCCTGCAGCTGCAGGAAGAACGTCACGCCTTTAACCAACCCTTAGCCGCGGCGGCTTATGGGCAGTGGGGAATCGCCCCGCAGTCCGTTGTCCCGCTGGAAACTTCGGCTTTCTGTCAAACCGTTAAAATCCTGATCTATTTTGAAAATCTTGTCGATTCAGTCATGCCGCTGCCCCTTTCCCTAGTTGAATCCTGCCGTCAGATTTGTCAGGATCAGGCCAATGTTTATCTGACAGATCAAGGCAAAGTGCTGCAGATCTCAAACTCCCGTACCAGCAAATATCAAAGCATTGATCATCTGCGTCATCAGCTTGGTCTGCAGCCTGATGAAATCGCCGTCTTCGGCGATGATTGGAACGATCTGGAAATGCTGACAGGCTTTCCTCATGGTATCGTTATGGGCAATGCCGACCCTGAGCTGCGCCGCCAGATTCGCTGTCAGACACGCAGCAATGATGAAGACGGGATTGCCTGGGCTCTGCATGAGCTGTTGGGATTAATCTGA
- a CDS encoding DUF885 family protein has product MHSPQEIMIIRQLDRDLALAGDRLHSRQIYQRSLWIPDEEHRKALLETLEQLSVRVDQLSDQDEVSHFFIHHFHDCLDFLSWEADDFWAHPQVQLGEILHSLKQLWSSDQRRRSLRMTILAEQWTALPACLHALEARFSDLDETDLPLVLARSQALKHQAEQIIPFLDEQEARTRQALSEGVEALALWIERLRADGITENQKIRSDDQRLNTDPEVYRCTLAMKLGVDLDDLLSWYQDEIEATRANVFAIANRLSDTPITTMAEVRALLDDKAGACESAEEMFRRGHEYLARVKAVSRQTLWHPIDELCDLTGVPEELRDSFPWGGYMDGCPYERPLHGRMFLNETNYPAVSDGWIKVNTIHEAYFGHHIQFLRVNSDPLPETMRRGPKADPLIEGTAHRSEHVYETIFAEDPYFPLFTAYRRHHTSVRIQADLMLRWENRPISEAVQLYQKELGFDIKTARGQVLAQEDMFGYFTCYCYGLKKIEQLEKDLQLPTDEMTRRLFAAGQISMESLRLLLSCSDEARWSILHDYPSLYRFA; this is encoded by the coding sequence ATGCATTCACCGCAGGAAATCATGATCATCCGTCAGCTGGACCGCGATTTAGCGCTGGCCGGCGATCGACTGCACAGCCGTCAGATTTACCAACGTTCACTCTGGATCCCCGATGAAGAACATCGCAAAGCCCTGCTGGAAACTTTAGAACAGCTTTCCGTTCGGGTTGATCAGCTGAGTGATCAGGATGAAGTTTCACATTTTTTCATTCATCATTTTCATGACTGTCTGGATTTTCTGAGCTGGGAAGCGGATGATTTCTGGGCTCATCCGCAGGTTCAGCTCGGTGAAATACTGCATTCTTTAAAACAGCTCTGGTCTTCAGATCAGCGCCGCCGCAGTCTGCGGATGACGATTTTGGCTGAGCAGTGGACGGCACTGCCCGCCTGTCTGCACGCTTTGGAAGCGCGGTTTTCCGACTTGGATGAAACTGATCTGCCGCTTGTGCTTGCCCGCAGTCAGGCGCTGAAGCATCAGGCAGAACAGATCATTCCGTTTTTGGACGAGCAGGAAGCACGGACCCGACAGGCCTTAAGCGAAGGCGTAGAAGCCTTGGCGCTTTGGATTGAACGGCTGCGCGCGGATGGCATTACAGAAAATCAGAAGATCAGATCCGATGATCAGCGGCTGAATACCGATCCGGAAGTTTACCGCTGCACGCTGGCGATGAAGCTGGGCGTGGATCTGGACGACTTGCTTTCTTGGTATCAGGATGAAATTGAAGCGACCCGTGCCAACGTCTTTGCGATTGCCAATCGCCTGAGCGATACCCCAATCACCACGATGGCGGAAGTCCGCGCCTTGCTGGATGACAAAGCCGGAGCTTGTGAAAGTGCCGAGGAAATGTTCCGGCGCGGGCATGAATATTTAGCCCGCGTCAAGGCTGTCAGCCGGCAGACGCTCTGGCATCCGATTGACGAGCTGTGCGATTTGACCGGTGTTCCGGAAGAGCTGCGGGATTCTTTCCCGTGGGGCGGCTACATGGACGGCTGCCCGTATGAACGGCCGCTGCATGGCCGGATGTTTCTCAATGAAACCAACTATCCAGCTGTTAGCGACGGCTGGATCAAAGTCAACACCATTCACGAAGCCTACTTTGGCCATCATATCCAGTTTCTGCGCGTCAACAGCGATCCGCTGCCGGAAACAATGCGCCGCGGCCCCAAAGCGGATCCATTAATCGAGGGTACAGCACACCGCAGCGAACATGTATACGAAACGATCTTTGCGGAGGACCCCTACTTCCCGTTGTTTACCGCTTACCGACGGCATCATACTTCCGTGCGGATTCAGGCTGATTTGATGCTGCGGTGGGAAAATCGCCCGATCAGCGAAGCGGTGCAGCTGTATCAAAAAGAACTGGGCTTCGACATCAAAACAGCACGCGGTCAGGTTTTGGCCCAGGAAGACATGTTCGGCTATTTCACCTGTTACTGCTACGGCTTAAAAAAGATCGAACAGCTGGAAAAGGACCTGCAGCTGCCGACGGATGAAATGACCCGGCGGTTGTTTGCGGCCGGACAGATCAGCATGGAAAGCCTGCGCCTGTTGTTAAGCTGCAGTGACGAAGCCCGCTGGTCAATTCTGCACGATTATCCTAGCTTATATCGTTTTGCATGA
- a CDS encoding transposase, giving the protein MNSDLFSLVYKRGSFQPLKHIHYDSLRFSFQKQLLDRMEAKLNSPDFNIVKKQCYRDYPDGFYVYSPPSTHKSTQDCVDYIIRYVGRPVMAQSRIEDYDVDLDFVWWHYIDHQTHERVDVFDSTLVFMKKLILHIPDDHFKMVRYLGAYTSRKKKLYRCIQKMLRKPRAWIRKKLSSYREFRKESTGIDPFLCSCGHIMELVESFFLAGLEVKINEIWELYDWHRELDPLQVY; this is encoded by the coding sequence TTGAATTCAGATCTCTTTTCCCTTGTTTACAAACGCGGTTCGTTTCAACCTTTAAAACATATCCACTACGATTCTCTGCGTTTTTCTTTTCAAAAGCAGTTGCTTGACCGCATGGAAGCCAAATTGAATTCTCCAGATTTTAATATCGTAAAAAAGCAATGTTATCGAGATTATCCCGATGGCTTCTATGTTTACTCTCCACCTTCTACTCACAAATCCACTCAAGATTGTGTGGATTATATTATTCGTTATGTTGGTCGTCCTGTCATGGCTCAAAGTCGGATTGAAGACTATGATGTTGACCTTGACTTTGTCTGGTGGCACTATATCGACCATCAAACCCACGAACGTGTAGATGTGTTTGATTCCACTCTCGTTTTCATGAAAAAGCTCATTCTTCATATTCCTGATGATCATTTCAAAATGGTTCGTTACTTAGGCGCCTATACTTCTCGAAAAAAGAAACTTTATCGCTGTATTCAAAAAATGTTACGTAAGCCTCGAGCTTGGATTCGTAAGAAGCTTTCTTCTTATCGAGAATTTCGTAAGGAGTCCACAGGCATTGATCCCTTCCTTTGTTCCTGCGGACACATCATGGAATTGGTTGAATCCTTTTTCCTGGCTGGATTGGAGGTGAAAATCAATGAAATCTGGGAACTCTATGACTGGCACCGTGAACTCGATCCCCTTCAAGTGTACTAA
- a CDS encoding IS200/IS605 family accessory protein TnpB-related protein, with the protein MKTITCSNRIYYSELSLEEANALHQDIQLYHAMMHTAYHLLCLKSQGIPFSFDDSLGKEMKRRFHTNDYFPLSAIQEAQQHLSNDFANHENQKKVLKAQCKAIEKKIKEVEINIRKIDRQLKELFRKTKQGKQTEADYLLEVQQLRPERKRFKNRRSHLIYGLNRRKQKLEALQQRMKFTCFGGKKLARARTTVYAGQHETWLKAYQSARNRTMMIRGRRQGKFSNNLFQYHIEEGVLIYRCSSEKREIPLKIEFHQHKEELERAVRLPHNTPGKAVAYVLEDHGAYFIIKAIVEMEEKAKSENTEQGVIGIDINVNHIAVSETDGCGNCVLLKMVKMPLDGKNRKQRKHQIGQTAKEVVLECVRSHKPLVMEDLDFQKTKSKMRYGNRRQNKILSDFATSKIEEAIVRRCWKEGYGVKKVNPANTSKIGKEKYSKRMGCTVHMAATYVIARRGMGME; encoded by the coding sequence ATGAAGACAATCACCTGTTCTAATCGTATTTACTACTCGGAATTATCCTTGGAAGAAGCGAACGCTCTGCACCAGGATATCCAGCTCTATCATGCCATGATGCATACTGCCTATCATTTGTTATGTCTGAAATCACAGGGGATTCCCTTTTCCTTTGATGATAGTCTGGGAAAAGAAATGAAACGCCGCTTTCATACGAATGACTATTTTCCACTCTCTGCGATTCAAGAAGCACAACAACATTTAAGTAACGATTTTGCCAACCATGAAAATCAGAAGAAGGTGCTGAAGGCTCAATGCAAGGCCATCGAGAAAAAAATAAAAGAAGTCGAAATCAACATTCGGAAAATTGACCGACAATTAAAAGAATTATTCAGAAAGACAAAACAAGGGAAACAAACGGAAGCGGATTACTTGCTTGAAGTGCAGCAGCTGCGTCCTGAGCGAAAACGATTCAAGAATCGTCGCTCTCATCTGATTTATGGATTGAATCGGAGAAAGCAGAAGTTAGAAGCTCTTCAACAAAGAATGAAGTTTACCTGTTTTGGCGGGAAGAAGTTAGCTAGGGCAAGAACGACAGTGTATGCAGGGCAACATGAAACCTGGCTGAAAGCATATCAATCAGCCCGCAATCGAACGATGATGATACGGGGAAGAAGGCAAGGAAAATTCTCAAATAACTTATTCCAATATCATATTGAAGAGGGAGTTTTGATTTACCGCTGCAGTAGTGAGAAACGGGAGATCCCGCTCAAGATTGAATTTCATCAACACAAAGAAGAATTGGAAAGAGCGGTGAGACTGCCGCATAATACACCTGGAAAAGCAGTGGCTTATGTGTTGGAAGATCATGGCGCTTATTTTATTATCAAAGCGATCGTCGAGATGGAAGAGAAAGCGAAGAGCGAAAACACAGAACAAGGGGTCATTGGCATTGATATCAATGTCAATCATATCGCGGTAAGTGAAACGGATGGCTGCGGAAACTGTGTTTTATTGAAAATGGTGAAAATGCCTCTGGATGGGAAAAATAGGAAACAAAGGAAACATCAGATTGGTCAGACAGCCAAGGAAGTAGTCTTGGAATGTGTGCGGAGTCATAAGCCGTTAGTGATGGAAGATTTGGATTTCCAGAAGACAAAAAGCAAGATGCGGTATGGGAATCGAAGACAAAATAAAATATTATCCGACTTTGCGACAAGCAAGATCGAAGAAGCGATTGTGCGGCGCTGCTGGAAAGAGGGATATGGAGTAAAGAAGGTGAATCCAGCGAATACAAGCAAGATCGGGAAAGAAAAATACAGCAAAAGAATGGGCTGCACAGTCCATATGGCGGCCACGTATGTGATAGCGCGGCGAGGGATGGGAATGGAATAG
- the fba gene encoding class II fructose-1,6-bisphosphate aldolase, producing MALVSAKEMIEKAHEGHYAVGAFNINNMEWIKSILAAAEEAKSPVMLGVSEGAGKYMAGFKNVVAMVREIHDSMGITVPVALHLDHGSFEGAKACIEAGFTSVMFDGSHYDFEENVAKSKEILELAHSKGISVECEVGGIGGEEDGVASMGELADPQECANIAALGVDFLAAGIGNIHGKYPADWQGLNFDRLAEIQASTNGKPLVLHGGSGIPADQVAKAISLGVSKINVNTELQLVFAAATRKYIEEGKDLAGKGYDPRKLLKPGADAITKKVIEMMNQFGSANKA from the coding sequence ATGGCATTAGTTTCCGCAAAAGAAATGATCGAAAAAGCTCATGAAGGTCATTATGCAGTAGGCGCATTCAACATCAATAACATGGAATGGATTAAATCCATTCTGGCCGCAGCTGAAGAAGCCAAATCACCAGTCATGTTAGGCGTTTCAGAAGGCGCTGGCAAGTATATGGCAGGCTTTAAGAACGTCGTGGCCATGGTCAGAGAAATTCATGATTCGATGGGCATTACCGTTCCGGTTGCGCTGCATCTGGATCACGGTTCATTTGAAGGCGCAAAGGCCTGCATTGAAGCGGGATTCACTTCTGTCATGTTTGACGGCTCGCATTATGATTTTGAAGAGAATGTAGCGAAGTCCAAAGAAATTCTGGAATTGGCTCACTCCAAAGGCATTTCCGTTGAATGTGAAGTCGGCGGCATCGGCGGCGAAGAAGACGGCGTTGCCAGCATGGGTGAATTGGCAGATCCTCAGGAATGTGCGAATATCGCAGCTCTGGGCGTTGATTTCCTGGCAGCCGGCATCGGCAACATCCACGGCAAATATCCGGCTGACTGGCAGGGATTGAACTTTGACCGTCTGGCTGAAATCCAGGCTTCGACCAATGGCAAACCGTTAGTTCTGCACGGCGGCAGCGGCATCCCAGCCGATCAGGTTGCCAAGGCGATCTCACTGGGCGTTTCCAAGATCAACGTCAACACTGAACTGCAGCTGGTTTTCGCAGCCGCAACCCGCAAGTACATTGAAGAAGGCAAAGATCTGGCCGGCAAGGGTTATGATCCGCGCAAACTGCTGAAACCGGGTGCTGATGCAATCACGAAGAAAGTCATTGAAATGATGAACCAGTTTGGTTCCGCAAACAAAGCGTAA